The genome window ATCAGTGGCGTATTTGTTTTAAATGGCGTGCTGATGGCGTATATCATGTTGAAATAACAGATTATCATTGAGGTATAGTATGAGAGATTTTCCACCGGTTCATCCTGGTGAAATCCTGCTTGAGGAATTTTTAAAACCTATGGGAATTAGTCAATATCGCCTTGCAAAAGATATAGGTGTCGCGGCTATGCGTATCAACAAAATTGTTCGCGGCAAAAGGGGAATCAGCGCGGATACGGCGCTTCGCCTTGCCCGCTATTTTGGAATGTCGGTTGAATTCTGGACAGGAATCCAGACTCATTATGAGACTGAAATGGCTAAAATGGTACTCGCAGGCCGGCTTGAGAAGGAAGTAAAAATTTTTGCGCAAGCCGTTTGACAGCCGGCACAGGTAGAGCATGGACATTGCAAGGTCTGACCGGCAAACCTGAAAACGCAGTCCGCCCCATCAATAAACCTGCAAAATTTGCAGTAAAACCTGCAAATTTTGCAGGATCTGAATAACGATTATAACGCATTAAGATTTAAGGGAAAAAATAATTTATTAAGTTTTTTGCTGTCTGATAAAGGCCTTAGACCGGATTCCTTCCATGCGGTATGCTAAGCGAACGGCTATTGGCATTAAAACTGCACATTGTCAGGTTATCGGCATTGATTGTGTGCTGATTTGGCTGCCGGAAACATTGAACAAATAATAGTGAATTCTGAATTTATTTCAGGGAAGGTGAATATGAAAATTTTTACGAACAAGAGAAGCTGTGTTAATAACGAGGAAGGTTTCACCCTGATTGAAATCATCGCTGTTATTATCATCCTGGGCATTATGGCCGCTGTGGCTGTGCCCAAGTTCTTTGACATGCAGGAAGATGCAAAACAGGCTGTAATTAACGGCGCGCTGGCCGAAGGAGCGGCCAGATTTAACCATGCCTTTGGTAAATACATATTGAAAGAAAAAAAAGCACCTGCCACTATAGCCGACTTAACTGATACCGAAACAGAAGATTATTTGGGTGCAACCCCCGGGACAGGGGAAAACATTGGTGATTTTGATATAAAATGGGAGAAGAGTACGGATGATCTTGTTATTACAGTTACTAATGCCCCGACTGTTGGCGACTTGACAGATCTAATTGTAGTAAAAACAATTACCGGTATTGAGTGGGGATCATCTGGATCTTGATTTTAATAATATTTTAGCTGAATTGGGATTTGACATGAGGCGGCGCTGTATAAATTACAGGCCGCCTTTTTAGTTTCTACGCCGGCCGCCGTGATGTTTCATTTGACAAACACGGAAGGGGATAATATTTTAAGTTTTAAGTTTTAAGAAATATGCCACTTAAAACTTAATAACTTAATAACTTAAAACTTAATACACCAAAGCAGCGGGGAAATCAGTGCCATGGCAGATTTGATAAGGCAGAAACGGGATAAAATCGTACAGTTGGCAGATAAATACGGAGCAAAAAACATACGTATTTTCGGCTCATTCGCACGAGGCGAAAACAATTCCGAAAGCGATGCGGATTTTCTGGTAAATATGGAGGGAAGCCTGCTGAGACGCATTGCGTTGATGCAGGATTTGGAAGATTTGCTCGGCAGGAAAGTGGATGTTGTTACAGAAAAAAGTGTTCACTGGTATGTTCGTGAAAGAATTATGAAAGAAGCTGTTCCCTTATGAAAGATCAACGACTTTATCTCATTCATATAAAAGAATGCATTGAGAAAATAGAACAATATACTGAAGACGGCGAATTATCGTTTTCAAATGATCCGAAAATACAGGATGCGGTGATTCGTAATTTTGAAATTATCGGCGAAGCCGTAAAACGTCTTTCCGAAGATACACGGCAAACTGTTTCGGAAATACCCTGGAGGCAGTTTGCAGGATTACGAGATGTTCTGATTCATCAGTATGACGGTATAGATCTTTCAGAAGTATGGCTGACGGTTGTAGATGACCTGCCGATTTTGAAGGAAGCGGTCAGGACGCTCCTGGAATCTGATAAATAAAATATATGCGTTTTTGTAAAAGATACACGTGCAGTCAGAACCGCTTATACCATTTTTGCCGGTTCGATAATTCCGGCTTTACCCTGGTTGAATTACTGGCGGTTATAGTTGTCCTCAGCACAATCAGCGCTGTTGCTGTAAGCCGTTTTTATTTCAGTGATTCAAACCTGGAAGCCCAGACCGAAGCGATAAAAGTCTATCTGCGCTATGCCCAGGTCAGATCGATGAATACGGAAACCGTCTGGGGTATCAGTTGCGACGGGACTGATTTATGGCTTTACCGCGATGGAAATATTAATAATAAGGTTCTTCCGGCAGGCGAAGATGGTGTTGATGTAAACTTGGCCGAAAAAGGGATCTCTATGGGGGCTTTTACGGTCTCTTTCAATTCCTGGGGCAAGCCCTGCACCGATGAGGCAGGTCAAACAGAGTGGGATACCTACCCACCCTTGACAGTTAATTCAGTTTCAGGTTCAGACAGCAGAAATATAATCATCACCAAAAACACAGGCTTTATTCCATGATCCGTCCGGATAATATTTTAAAAACCAGCGCCGGTTTTACCATGATCGAAATAATTTTGCTGATCATACTCTCGGCCCTGTTCGGAACCCTGCTCTTTCAGTTTACCGGCACAAGCGTTACCCGCAGCGGAGAGGAAGTCGTCCTGGTTCAGCAAGGCTGTGAACTGACCGGAATTATGGAACAAATGACCGCCGATTATGATGAACTGATTAAAACGGATCCCGAGGGATTTTCATTAGATACTTTTCAAAGTAATATTGCAGCCGGCAATACAAAGGAGAATGTTCCATATTACGGCGATTACACTGTTAACACCAATTGTTATATTATATTTACAGATGGGAATGAAGTAGTTGTAGATGACAGCAACCTCCTGAAAGTTACAATAACAAAAGGCAGCCAGTCCTTAACCGCCCTTTTTTCCAAAAAAACCGATACATAAAATGGAGGAACAGCGGATATGCCAAAGATTTATGTGTATCTCGGTATTGTGATTTTATTTTATAGTAACGAACATGAACCCGTTCACATTCATGGAAAGCATCAAGGAAGGGAATCAAAGGCTGAACTTATTATTGAAAACGGAAAAGTAATCGACATTATAATAAAACCCGTAAGAGGACGTAAACTTTTGCATGCAAATATTTTGAAAAATTTCAAGATATTTGTTGATATTTATTCTGAAAAAATTGTTCAAAAATGGATTGATTATTTCGTCTTGCATAAAGAGGTGATTTGCGAAAATATCGAGAGGAGAATCAAATGATTAAGGAGAATCAAATAATTAAAATTGAAAAAGCAAGCTACCTTGGCGGTTATAAGATAAAATTAGCTTTTAATGATAAATCGGAACAATCTATAGATTTTTACCCATTCCTTTCAAACTCCTTAAATCCGTTGATAAGAAAATATTTAGACGAAAAAAAATTCAAGGAGTATGAACTGGATGATGGCGATTTAGAATGGAATGACTATGATCTTTGTTTTCCAATAGCTGATTTATATGAGAATACAATTAGGCCATAATATGGTATGCATTCCCCCGCTGGAGCCTGGGAATGAGAAAAAAATCAGCCTGCCGAAGAGGTTTGAAAAATAAGGAGCCCTAAAATGAATAGAATGGAAATCAAAAAAATGAGCACAGTTGAACGGCTTCAGGTTATGGAGGCGCTTTGGAACTCCCTGTTGGAAGAGGAATCCAAAATCGTATCCCCCGAATGGCATGGGAATATCCTTGAGGAAAGAAAAAGAAAAATGGAAAGTGGTGAAGCTGAATTCATATCCCTGGAAGAACTGAAAAAGAATCGCTGAATATGAATGTAAAAAGTGTCATTACCTTAAGAGAAGTTGCTGACGACCTGCAAGGCGGAAAGGTATTTTATGAACGAAGAGAAACGGGGGTTGGAGATTATTTTTGGGATAGTTTAATCAGCGATATCGAATCACTTTACATACATGCCGGCATTCACCGCAAAAAGTTTGGGCTCCACAGGATGCTTTCTAAACGATTTCCTTATGCTATCTACTACTAGATAGAGAACAAGATTGCCCAGGTTGTCGCCGTTTTGCCCATACGCCGTGATCCTGCCTGGATTAAAAGAATATTAAAAGGGAGAAGCTGATAGGTCTTCACCTTTGGATAGTTGACGATAAAGCGGGCAGGCAGGGGGGCATCGCCCGCCAAAACATCACACACCAGACAAAAAAACAACATTTTTGCTGAACATGATTTATGTTAAATGTAATGAAAAAAGAATCCGGCTTTACACTTCTTGAAATAATTCTTGTACTTGTGATTTTCAGCATCATCGTTGCGGTTGCAGGCCTGGGGATTGTCACCGGCACAAAAGGCTATGTCTTTGCCCGGCAGAACGCGCATTCCGCCCAGAAAGCGCAGATGGCGCTGGCCCGCATTACCAGGGAGTTTCAGGAACTTTATAATATAACGGCCTGCTCCGGCAGCTCTGTTTCCTTTGAGAGCGGCGACGGAGAATACATAATAGGGCTCGACGGCAGCAGGATACGCATCGCGGCAGGCGGCAGTACGCTTGCAAACGGTGATATACTCATTGACGGAATTGAAGCAAACGGATTTACCCTGACTTTTTACAAGGGTGATGAAATCTGGAATCAGGGTACTGACGATATTGACTCTTTAACTGATATTAGTATACAGATCGATATGATACGGAATGATGTCATTGGCGGGAGCCTGACTTTTTCCACGTTCGTTCACCCCAGAAATGTGGGTTATTGGTGATGGGAGCTTTGAAATTCGTGATTTCAAAAACTAATCAAAAAGGGAGTATCCTGATCGGCATTATTGCCGCCATGGTTCTTTTTGCGGCTCTCGGCACCGCCATCCTCTCCCTCACCAGCACCGCGACCATGAACCAGGTAATGGCCAACAGCACAGCCAGGGCATATTACCTGGCGGAATCCGGCTTTAGATACATACAAGGTCTTTCTTCCGGCACGGAAAGTGAAAACGCCAGGGACAGTATGCTGGAATCCCTTCACGGCCGGACTTTTACCTTGAATGATAATGAAGGAAGTTTTGACCTTGATGTTTATCCTTATTATTTAAAAGTTACCGAAGACCCCTCTGGCACAAACATTCTTAATACAAAGGCGCCCGGAGGGCTTCCCCCGGGATTCTCCCCGACCCGGGGTTACCTTAAAATAGGTTCAGGATATTATTTTTATAGTTCTGCATTCGGAATATCAGATCCCAATATTAATTTTACTATAACTTCATTACTACCCCATTTTCCTGTTGGTACTGATGTTTTTTATGTTGCAGAGACGAATAACGCTCAGACTCAGACCGTGGCTTTGGATGGATCGATCGATCTCAGGGATGATACCGCCGGGGAATTTCCCCTTCGTAATGGTTTAATTGAAATTAACGGTCATATATATTCATACAAGGAGTTTGATCTTACAGGCTACAGGTTAACAGGTATCAGGGATCCCAGAAGCAATGAAATGGAACCTTTGACTTTTGGTGCACATGAAAAAATAGTTTTACAAAAATTTACCAAAATAGAATCAACAGGCATATTCGGAGCAGGGGACTACCAGTCTGCCAGAAAGGTTGTTTACTCTGTCCCGCTTCCCATTAAATGGCAGGGTGAAAAAGTCGAATTTCCTGAAAAATTTGATGACGGCTTATCGCGGTGGACTTCAGTATTGGGCAGTCATGACGTTCCAGAGGGTTATAGCGCATTAAAGGTAACCGGCACAGGCATGGTGGGAGGATCCGATTCGGGCAGCCTGGCTGTTTTTGAATGGTTCGATACGAAAACAGAAACTAAAATAGACCTTGAATCTTCCAGTAAGCATGCCGGAACTTATTTGAGTTATGACGCCCAGGTCAAGATCGGATTCGATACCGGGGTGCCGGGTACATATATGGCAGGAATTTCGTTTCGGCTGGAGGAATTGATTGGAGAATCCGAGAGCTTTGGTATTTCGTTTTTAAAGAGCGGAGATTCTGATGCAATTCCAGATGGGTTTGTTCCTCACGAGGCAGATGGAACTCCAGTAACAAATAATCAACCAGCCATTGTTTTATGGCAAAAGATTGGCGAAGAACGAAAATGGCTGGCATATAAAAGCTTCGACGCGGTTTCTTTTTGACCCTGATAATGCCACTATTCTTGTGCGAATTATTGAAGCTGCGTCAATAAAGTTTACTGACGGTGGGGGGGTCCCTGTGATAGATGGCGATATTGTAAAAGGCCAGACAAGCGGCGCAAAGGGCAGGGTTGTTGGTTCTCCGATACTTAATGATGATGATGCTGGTAGCTGGGCAAGCAATAATGCTGCCGGGATAATTCTGCTGAATAATGTAATCGGGACATTCACTTCTGATGAAATCATTGATGTTAATAGGCCAGTAATAACCGCAACCGTGAAGACCAAGGAGATCGATGCATACAGCAAAAGAGATAATTACATCCGGGCATATTACGGAACGGCGGAGAACGTAGGGAGTCCAAGTTCTGATCCTTTGGATGATCAGCAGATGGCAACCTCCCGCGGCACAATTTTCTGGCCTCCGGATAATACGGAGGAATGGTCAGCTGCAGTTGATTATTTTACCTTGGTGGCTTGGGATGCTAATGACAATCTGAATCTACCAGGAGAAGAACAACTGGATTCAAACACCATGATCAGATCTGGCAGCCTCACCACCTCAGCCACAAAGTTTGCCAAACCGGAAATAGGCCTGCATACCTTCGGCATCAATTCAACCTCGATTTATTTTGATGATTTTGCCATGCAGGCGGTAATTCAAGCCGATCCGATAATTCCGCCGCCGGTGCAGGAGTAGAGTATAGCAAAACTATGCCAAAGAAAATAAGAGAATTGATACAAGAGCTTGTTGAGGCAGGGTTCTATGAAATCAAAGGCACAGGTAAGGGATCTCATCGAAAATATGCGCACGCCCTTTACCCGGGCGCTGTAACCATCAGCGGAAAATCAGGTGGAGATTCCAAGCAGTATCAGGAAAAACAAGTACGGCAAGCAATTGAAGAGGTAAAAAAATGAAGACGAGCGACAAATACCATAAATGGGTGGAGTGGAGTGAAGAAGATCAGGTTTACATAGGCAAGTGTCCCGATCTTATAACAGGGATTCACGGTGATGACCCACAACAGGTATATAGTGACTTATGTGAAGTAGTTGAGGATGTTATTCGCCATCTGGAGTCTAAAAAAAGTTCCCTTCCCTTCCCGCAAGTCAGACCGATGCGAGACGTAGCATAAGGTAAATGGCCGGGGACCATGCGCATAGGAAACGGATACGATGTTCACAGGCTCGTAAAGGGCCGCAAGCTCATTCTAGGCGGGGTGACAATCCCGTTTGAAAAGGGACTGCTCGGATACTCGGATGCGGATGTTCTGCTGCACGCGGTCTGTGACGCCTTGCTGGGAGCCGCGGGGCTGTGAGATATCGGCTGTCCAATTATGCCCCTATATTTAGAAATTTAAAATCATTTAGAAATTTAAAATCGAATAAAGATTGGGAATGATTTTGAGCAATGTCTTTTCAGGTCAGAGAAATATTAAGCAAAATTCGAAATAAAGAAGTAATAGCAAAAGGTACATCGGTAAAAATACGGAAGAGGCTTGAGAAATTTTATGGATCTGGTAACTGGAAAAAATGAAAGGAATTGCTAACGTACGACTTTCGGATGGTTCTGTGAAACTAACTGAAATCCATTGGTTTGAAGCTCATGGTATTGGTAAAAAAAATATCAAGGTAAAATATTACATGGAAGAATAATCATGATAAATCAATTTAAAGGAAAGAGACTCGTCATCTGCATTAACAATAAAGGAAACGAAGCATCTTTGGAGCAATGGAAGGTGTACCAATGTTTACCGGATGAGAACGCTGAGAGGCACAACGAAATCCGTGTTATTGACGAAGAAGGTGAAGATTATCTTTACCCGTCCGGTTTTTTTTCACCAGTTTCTTTAGAACCGTCTATTGCAAAAATATTCATAATGCAGAATTCAAAAAATGCTCAACAGGCATAACCGTACCATGCCGAATTTCATATTGTAATACTACAATCCATTATCCGGCAATCCGGCATTTCAAGGAGTGAATTTGAATTATAAGCGCCCAACAATCTGCTACCTTGATCGCAGAAGCCGTGCCGATTCAGAATATTTGTAGGTTTGCGGCAGCTTATCACTTTTTTGATAGTTTTTCGGATAGCGTTTGCGACAAGTGAGCAGTACGTTATGCCTATGAAAAGGGAAAAAATATGAAAAAAAGAATTTCAGTAAATCCAAAAATCCATTTTGGCAAACCTTGTATTACTAGTACTCGAATTACTGTCCAAAATATTCTTGATCGGAAGATATAAAAATTGAGACTGAAGCAGCATGAAATTCCTTGCAGATTAAGATGTTTACGCCATAACAGTCCGTTTTTTAATGGAATCAGGTCATGATGTAATTACAGCTTCTGAAATTGATTGAGACAAACAGGTTGTGAGGGAGCTGCCAAAGGGAAAAATAAATTAACCATGCGCATAGGAAACGGATATGATATTCACAGGCTCGTCAAAGGCCGCAAGCTCATTTTGGGGGGGGTGACAATCCCGTTTGAAAAGGGGCTGCTCGGACACTCGGACGCGGATGTTCTCCTGCACGCGGTTTGTGACGCCTTGCTGGGAGCCGCGGGCCTGGGAGATATCGGCTTGCATTTTCCGGATACGGACATACAATATAAGAATATTTCCAGCCTGAAGCTGCTGCGCAAAACCTGTTCCATGATAGCCGATAAGGGCTTTGCAGTGGTTAATCTGGATACTGTTATATTAGCTGAGGCTCCCAAAATTTCCCCTTACAGGGAGGAAATGAGAAAGAATATTGCCAAAGCAGCCGGAATTAAACCTGAAAATATAAACATAAAGGCTACCACCGGCGAAGGCCTTGGTTTCACAGGCAGAGGCGAAGGTATTGGAGCTATGTGTGTGGCCCTGATTGAATAACAGGAAAAAAATATGACTCTCAAGATTTACAATACTCTAAGCGGAAAAAAGGAAATTTTCAAGCCCCTGACTGAAGGCCGGGTAGGCATGTATGTATGCGGTCCGACTGTTTATGACTCATGTCATATCGGCCATGCCAGGTCTGTGGTCGTCTTTGACGTAATTTTTCGCTATTTAAAAGCACTCGGTTTTGAGGTGACCTATGTCAGGAATTTTACCGATGTTGACGACAAAATAATCAACCGGGCTAATGAACTCGGGATTAGCTCGTCGGAATTGGCAGGGAAATATATTCAGGAATTTTACGATGATATGGACGCCCTTAATGTCGAGCGGGCGACAATAGAGCCTAAAGCCACGGAAAATATTGATCAGATAGTCACTTTGATAGAAAAGCTTATATCTAAAGGGATTGCCTACCAGGTTGACGGCGATGTCTATTTTTCCGTGAAGTCCTTTGACGCGTATGGCCGGCTTTCAGGACGAAAATTGGAGGATATGATGGCCGGTGCCAGAATTGAAGTTGATCAAAGAAAAAAGAATCCCTTCGATTTCGCGCTATGGAAATCCGCCAAACCCGGTGAACCGTGCTGGGAAAGCCCCTGGGGGAAGGGAAGGCCGGGCTGGCACATTGAATGCTCGGCCATGAGCAGCGAGTATCTTGGCGAGACCCTGGATATTCACGGCGGTGGCAAGGATCTTATTTTTCCCCATCACGAAAATGAGATCGCGCAGTCGGAATCTGCTTCCGGTAAGCCTTTTGTCAGGTTCTGGGTTCATAACGGGTTTGTAAATATAAATCAGGAAAAGATGTCAAAGTCCCTTGGAAATTTTTTGATGATCAAGGATGTTATCAAAGAGTATCATCCTGAAGCTGTCAGGCTTTTTTTACTCTCCAACCATTATCGCAGCCCGGTCGATTTCACGGATCAGTCTCTTAAAGATGCTGAATCGGGTCTGGACAAAATTTATGCCCTGCTGGAACGTATAGAGAAGCAAACGGGACCAGGCCGTGAAAAAGAGCGTGAAAAAGAGGCTGTTGCAGGAGAATCGGGGAAAGGAGATATCTGGG of Desulfosarcina sp. BuS5 contains these proteins:
- a CDS encoding prepilin-type N-terminal cleavage/methylation domain-containing protein, producing MKIFTNKRSCVNNEEGFTLIEIIAVIIILGIMAAVAVPKFFDMQEDAKQAVINGALAEGAARFNHAFGKYILKEKKAPATIADLTDTETEDYLGATPGTGENIGDFDIKWEKSTDDLVITVTNAPTVGDLTDLIVVKTITGIEWGSSGS
- the cysS gene encoding cysteine--tRNA ligase gives rise to the protein MTLKIYNTLSGKKEIFKPLTEGRVGMYVCGPTVYDSCHIGHARSVVVFDVIFRYLKALGFEVTYVRNFTDVDDKIINRANELGISSSELAGKYIQEFYDDMDALNVERATIEPKATENIDQIVTLIEKLISKGIAYQVDGDVYFSVKSFDAYGRLSGRKLEDMMAGARIEVDQRKKNPFDFALWKSAKPGEPCWESPWGKGRPGWHIECSAMSSEYLGETLDIHGGGKDLIFPHHENEIAQSESASGKPFVRFWVHNGFVNINQEKMSKSLGNFLMIKDVIKEYHPEAVRLFLLSNHYRSPVDFTDQSLKDAESGLDKIYALLERIEKQTGPGREKEREKEAVAGESGKGDIWARFIEAMDDDFNSAQAIGIIFDSVKKINRMLNNNDISSKTMQIIKTGYGDILRTGGILGILTEPPDVYFAGKKSTGIEKGAIDPDLIDKMVLERSAARTNKDWARADQIRQELLDMNIIIEDSTEGTVWKIG
- a CDS encoding type II toxin-antitoxin system HicA family toxin, whose product is MPKKIRELIQELVEAGFYEIKGTGKGSHRKYAHALYPGAVTISGKSGGDSKQYQEKQVRQAIEEVKK
- a CDS encoding pilus assembly protein HicB, whose product is MKTSDKYHKWVEWSEEDQVYIGKCPDLITGIHGDDPQQVYSDLCEVVEDVIRHLESKKSSLPFPQVRPMRDVA
- a CDS encoding pilus assembly FimT family protein, with product MRFCKRYTCSQNRLYHFCRFDNSGFTLVELLAVIVVLSTISAVAVSRFYFSDSNLEAQTEAIKVYLRYAQVRSMNTETVWGISCDGTDLWLYRDGNINNKVLPAGEDGVDVNLAEKGISMGAFTVSFNSWGKPCTDEAGQTEWDTYPPLTVNSVSGSDSRNIIITKNTGFIP
- a CDS encoding DUF4160 domain-containing protein, which produces MPKIYVYLGIVILFYSNEHEPVHIHGKHQGRESKAELIIENGKVIDIIIKPVRGRKLLHANILKNFKIFVDIYSEKIVQKWIDYFVLHKEVICENIERRIK
- a CDS encoding DUF2442 domain-containing protein; translation: MIKENQIIKIEKASYLGGYKIKLAFNDKSEQSIDFYPFLSNSLNPLIRKYLDEKKFKEYELDDGDLEWNDYDLCFPIADLYENTIRP
- a CDS encoding nucleotidyltransferase family protein, with the protein product MADLIRQKRDKIVQLADKYGAKNIRIFGSFARGENNSESDADFLVNMEGSLLRRIALMQDLEDLLGRKVDVVTEKSVHWYVRERIMKEAVPL
- a CDS encoding PulJ/GspJ family protein — translated: MKKESGFTLLEIILVLVIFSIIVAVAGLGIVTGTKGYVFARQNAHSAQKAQMALARITREFQELYNITACSGSSVSFESGDGEYIIGLDGSRIRIAAGGSTLANGDILIDGIEANGFTLTFYKGDEIWNQGTDDIDSLTDISIQIDMIRNDVIGGSLTFSTFVHPRNVGYW
- a CDS encoding HigA family addiction module antitoxin — its product is MRDFPPVHPGEILLEEFLKPMGISQYRLAKDIGVAAMRINKIVRGKRGISADTALRLARYFGMSVEFWTGIQTHYETEMAKMVLAGRLEKEVKIFAQAV
- the ispF gene encoding 2-C-methyl-D-erythritol 2,4-cyclodiphosphate synthase; this encodes MRIGNGYDIHRLVKGRKLILGGVTIPFEKGLLGHSDADVLLHAVCDALLGAAGLGDIGLHFPDTDIQYKNISSLKLLRKTCSMIADKGFAVVNLDTVILAEAPKISPYREEMRKNIAKAAGIKPENINIKATTGEGLGFTGRGEGIGAMCVALIE
- a CDS encoding DUF433 domain-containing protein — its product is MKKRISVNPKIHFGKPCITSTRITVQNILDRKI
- a CDS encoding addiction module protein, which translates into the protein MNRMEIKKMSTVERLQVMEALWNSLLEEESKIVSPEWHGNILEERKRKMESGEAEFISLEELKKNR
- a CDS encoding HepT-like ribonuclease domain-containing protein codes for the protein MKDQRLYLIHIKECIEKIEQYTEDGELSFSNDPKIQDAVIRNFEIIGEAVKRLSEDTRQTVSEIPWRQFAGLRDVLIHQYDGIDLSEVWLTVVDDLPILKEAVRTLLESDK